The following are from one region of the Salvia hispanica cultivar TCC Black 2014 chromosome 1, UniMelb_Shisp_WGS_1.0, whole genome shotgun sequence genome:
- the LOC125200761 gene encoding NEP1-interacting protein-like 1, whose product MLICYQLIQRWASAAASRIHTQLRRSQFLLLFALLKKSAVALLTCVFALGGAIVGVISGALKGQTTETGLLRGVGVGAVAGAITAVQLMELILNGEHFSKAALICSLVNGKIFMEWVSPAVLKAYQWQISTMETGLMEISDIFEVNTIRGLSQDAIKGLPSFEFNSAETSNTNCAICLQDLTDGESTRLLPSCRHFFHIHCIDEWLIRQATCPVCRKDV is encoded by the exons ATGTTGATCTGCTATCAGCTCATCCAACGGTGGGcttccgccgccgcctctcGGATTCACACTCAGCTCCGCCGCTCCCAATTTCTGCTCCTCTTCGCACTGCTCAAGAAATCCGCCGTTGCTCTACTCACCTGCGTCTTCGCTCTCG GTGGAGCTATTGTAGGGGTAATTAGCGGAGCGCTGAAAGGGCAGACCACAGAAACCGGTCTGCTGCGTGGGGTTGGTGTAGGGGCGGTGGCTGGCGCCATCACCGCCGTGCAGCTCATGGAGCTCATACTAAATGGGGAGCATTTTTCCAAG gcAGCACTAATATGTAGTCTTGTGAATGGGAAGATATTTATGGAGTGGGTAAGCCCTGCAGTGTTAAAAGCATACCAATGGCAG ATCAGCACTATGGAGACAGGTTTGATGGAGATTTCAGACATTTTTGAGGTGAATACCATTAGGGGATTATCTCAGGATGCCATTAAAGGACTACCAAGCTTTGAGTTTAATAGTGCTGAGACTTCCAACACTAATTGTGCCATTTGCTTACAG GATTTGACGGATGGCGAATCTACTCGGTTGCTGCCTAGCTGTAGGCATTTCTTCCACATACATTGTATAGATGAATGGCTCATCCGACAAGCAACCTGCCCGGTTTGCAGAAAAGACGTTTGA
- the LOC125214562 gene encoding putative pentatricopeptide repeat-containing protein At1g12700, mitochondrial translates to MPFSSAKIFSLSNCSFKPLHFHSFPNTSHQIRCFSAYPTFDFSRIRDPDDAIDQFRDMLRMNPPPSVIDFTKFLSAVVKTQQYALALHLFDTMLQRGSPVNHFTLSIAIDCFCQLKRPGFAILGSFFKRGYEPNVVTFTTLLKGLVLVGRIPEAAKLLLKLSAEQLCNPNERTYNTMINGLCKAGATHKALELLSRMGKGNGSCKPDVYAYNIVIDGLCKDGKVDEALQLFSTLGDKGISPNVVTYSSIIKGLCDNSRRNEAEDILRKMISYKVRPDVVTCSIYIDALCREGRMEEAGHMLVTMLQIDVQPDIFTYNILMYGYCLLGEMEKARNILQLAMKSGIKPDLRSYTIMMNGYSKMGQVDEVCHFFTSAKGLEHNVVSYNTMLEALFCEGRCEDGLKLFSEMEAGALPVCPNRVTYNILLHGLCNARRIDEAFSMLRTMENKGIIPDIVTYNILIEGLWKDDKLKRAKDVFDDLPSKNLEPDVVTHTILIRAFFQKGQIGEAKGLMTQMANKGCLPDVVTYTVLIAALCERGRMGEAKDMMTQMVNQGCLPNSLTYNVFVQGLLKQNKMDDVIIVLKEMNARGGCTLSVATISELSEPLRREGKDSVLFDMVIKLLPKKV, encoded by the exons ATGCCTTTCAGTTCAGCCAAGATCTTCTCCTTGTCAAATTGTTCGTTTAAACCCTTACATTTTCACTCATTTCCAAACACCAGCCACCAAATTAGATGTTTTTCCGCCTATCCCACATTCGATTTCAGCCGCATACGTGATCCCGATGATGCCATTGATCAATTCCGGGACATGTTGAGAATGAATCCGCCCCCTTCTGTTATTGATTTCACCAAGTTTTTGAGTGCAGTCGTCAAGACGCAGCAATACGCACTTGCCCTTCACCTGTTCGACACAATGCTTCAAAGGGGTTCTCCCGTAAATCACTTCACCTTGAGTATTGCGATTGACTGCTTCTGTCAACTTAAAAGACCTGGGTTTGCTATTTTAGGCAGTTTCTTCAAGCGTGGGTACGAGCCTAATGTGGTCACTTTTACCACTCTCCTCAAAGGTCTTGTATTGGTCGGAAGGATCCCAGAGGCTGCAAAGTTATTGCTCAAGTTGTCTGCAGAGCAGCTGTGCAATCCCAATGAACGTACATATAATACGATGATTAATGGGTTATGCAAAGCTGGAGCTACTCACAAGGCGCTTGAACTGCTTAGTAGAATGGGAAA GGGAAATGGAAGCTGCAAACCGGATGTGTATGCTTACAACATAGTCATTGATGGTCTGTGCAAAGATGGAAAAGTCGACGAGGCTCTCCAACTATTCTCCACCTTGGGAGATAAGGGGATTTCACCTAATGTTGTGACATATAGTTCGATAATCAAGGGGTTATGCGATAATAGTAGAAGGAATGAGGCTGAAGACATTTTAAGGAAGATGATATCGTATAAGGTCCGCCCGGATGTAGTTACTTGTAGTATTTATATAGATGCTCTTTGCCGAGAGGGAAGGATGGAAGAGGCCGGGCATATGTTGGTCACTATGCTTCAAATTGATGTTCAACCCGACATTTTCACATACAATATTTTGATGTATGGATATTGTTTGCTGGGAGAGATGGAGAAAGCTAGAAACATTTTGCAATTAGCAATGAAATCTGGCATCAAGCCTGATCTTAGAAGCTACACTATTATGATGAATGGGTACTCTAAAATGGGACAAGTAGATGAagtttgtcatttttttaccTCTGCTAAAGGGTTAGAGCACAACGTGGTTTCTTATAACACAATGCTTGAGGCCTTGTTTTGTGAAGGCCGATGTGAAGATGGCTTGAAGTTATTCAGTGAGATGGAGGCGGGCGCTCTACCTGTGTGTCCTAATAGAGTGACATACAATATCTTGCTACATGGTTTGTGCAATGCTCGCCGTATTGATGAAGCGTTTTCCATGTTGCGTACCATGGAAAACAAAGGCATCATTCCAGATATAGTAACTTACAATATCCTCATTGAAGGATTGTGGAAAGATGATAAACTCAAACGAGCAAAGGATGTGTTTGACGATCTTCCTTCCAAAAATTTGGAGCCTGATGTTGTAACACATACAATTCTTATCCGtgcatttttccaaaaagggcaGATAGGAGAAGCTAAGGGTTTGATGACGCAAATGGCGAACAAAGGTTGCTTGCCTGATGTTGTAACATATACTGTCCTTATTGCTGCACTTTGCGAAAGAGGACGGATGGGAGAGGCTAAGGATATGATGACACAAATGGTGAACCAAGGTTGCTTGCCCAATAGTTTGACGTACAATGTTTTTGTTCAAGGCCTTCTCAAACAGAACAAGATGGACGATGTGATTATTGTATTGAAAGAGATGAATGCAAGAGGTGGATGCACACTTAGCGTCGCCACTATTTCGGAGTTGAGTGAACCTCTACGAAGGGAAGGTAAAGATAGTGTGCTATTTGATATGGTTATAAAACTTTTACCAAAGAAGGTGTAG
- the LOC125201711 gene encoding uncharacterized protein LOC125201711 produces the protein MGNCIRKGSSTEWGGDDWASFGSGHDKDEAGLPAAESVLPCSMEVKIKISKKELQKLLNVEGMSVEKVLAQLVAAAAGEENQRPWRPALGSIPEYDGA, from the coding sequence ATGGGAAACTGCATAAGGAAAGGATCGTCGACGGAATGGGGCGGCGACGACTGGGCCTCGTTCGGGTCGGGTCACGACAAGGACGAAGCCGGGCTGCCCGCGGCGGAGAGCGTTTTGCCTTGTTCCATGGAGGTGAAGATCAAGATATCGAAGAAGGAGCTGCAGAAGCTGTTGAACGTGGAAGGGATGTCGGTGGAGAAGGTGTTGGCGCAGCTCGTCGCCGCCGCAGCCGGAGAGGAGAATCAGCGGCCGTGGAGGCCGGCTCTTGGCAGTATACCGGAATATGATGGTGCATGA
- the LOC125189265 gene encoding adenylate-forming reductase 06235-like, with product MGGGGGGDGEGRLRISSCRGVAFEIKPHADLFAIPDRGRLTNQSRSRRSWAQWRSSFARIIPSSDLIERSLSRESSHFCDLDEDEDEDEDVETLADIEESHEEGKSDQTPPHHLLPPPFTRSDHHPPPQSAAKKKPPSSRLSVILLDQGLFTVYKRLFALCLALNITALVLAATGKFPYAAARPALFSIANIFALVLCRSEAVLRLVFWLAVAALGHPWIPLRLKTMTTALLQSLGGIHSGCGISSAAWLIYALVLTLKHRHTTSPAIIAVASVILGLLSLASAAAFPLVRHLHHNFFERTHRFTGWAALALLWAYVTLTATYNPSINNYKILNSDLTAFPEFWLTTGITVLIILPWLTVRRVPVRVTSPSGHATIIRFQGGVEAGILGRISPSPLSEWHAFGIISDNKKEHMMLAGAVGDFTRSLVSSPPRTLWVRGVRFAGLPYLTNMYGRVLLVATGSGICVFLSFLLQPCKAEVCLLWVTKGVEENFGREIKEWVSGKERVIVHDTAVLGRPNVAEMSVEAAKRFGAEVVIVTSNPEGSRDVVDACKASGIAAFGPIWDS from the exons ATGg GAGGAGGAGGTGGCGGTGATGGAGAAGGAAGGTTGCGCATTTCGAGCTGCAGAGGTGTAGCTTTTGAAATCAAGCCGCATGCGGACCTCTTTGCCATTCCGGACCGAGGCCGATTGACTAACCAGTCTCGCAGCCGCAGATCTTGGGCTCAATGGAGGAGCAGCTTTGCTCGGATCATTCCATCCTCCGACCTCATTGAGAGGTCTCTCAGCCGCGAAAGCAGCCATTTCTGCGATCTAGACGAGGAtgaggatgaagatgaagatgtcGAAACCCTTGCCGACATTGAAGAAAGCCACGAGGAAG GTAAATCCGACCAAACTCCACCGCACCATCTTCTTCCTCCGCCCTTCACCCGATCCGATCATCATCCCCCGCCTCAATCCGCCGCCAAGAAGAAGCCTCCCTCGTCGCGCCTCTCCGTGATCCTCCTCGACCAAGGCCTTTTCACCGTTTACAAGCGCCTCTTCGCACTCTGCTTGGCACTCAACATCACCGCCTTAGTCCTCGCCGCCACCGGCAAATTCCCCTACGCCGCAGCCCGCCCCGCCCTCTTCTCCATCGCCAACATCTTCGCCTTGGTCCTATGCCGCAGCGAGGCCGTTCTACGCCTCGTTTTCTGGCTCGCGGTGGCCGCCCTAGGCCACCCGTGGATCCCCCTCCGCCTCAAAACCATGACCACCGCTCTCCTCCAATCCCTCGGCGGAATCCACAGCGGCTGCGGGATTTCCTCCGCCGCCTGGCTCATTTACGCAttagtcctcactctcaaacACAGACACACCACCTCACCAGCGATCATCGCGGTCGCATCCGTGATCCTTGGCCTTTTAAGCCTCGCTTCCGCAGCGGCTTTCCCTCTCGTCCGACACCTCCACCACAACTTCTTCGAGCGGACCCACCGCTTCACGGGGTGGGCCGCTCTGGCCCTCCTCTGGGCCTATGTCACCCTCACCGCTACATACAATCCCTCAATTAATAACTACAAAATTCTAAATTCAGATTTGACCGCTTTTCCGGAATTCTGGTTGACCACTGGCATCACCGTCTTGATCATCCTCCCCTGGCTGACCGTGAGGCGGGTCCCGGTCCGCGTCACGTCCCCGTCCGGCCACGCCACGATCATCAGGTTCCAGGGCGGCGTGGAGGCGGGGATCCTGGGGAGGATCAGCCCATCCCCGCTTTCAGAATGGCATGCATTCGGGATCATTTCAGACAACAAGAAAGAGCACATGATGCTGGCGGGAGCGGTGGGCGACTTCACGAGGTCTCTCGTGTCGAGCCCTCCCCGGACCCTGTGGGTCCGGGGAGTGCGGTTCGCGGGCCTTCCGTATTTAACGAACATGTACGGGAGGGTGCTTTTAGTGGCGACCGGGTCGGGgatttgtgtgtttttgtcTTTCTTGCTGCAGCCGTGTAAGGCGGAGGTTTGCTTGCTGTGGGTGACGAAAGGGGTGGAGGAGAATTTTGGGAGGGAGATTAAGGAGTGGGTGAGCGGAAAGGAGAGGGTGATTGTTCACGACACGGCGGTGCTGGGGCGGCCGAACGTGGCGGAGATGAGCGTCGAGGCGGCGAAGAGGTTTGGGGCGGAGGTGGTGATTGTGACGAGTAATCCGGAGGGGAGTAGGGATGTGGTTGATGCATGCAAGGCTAGTGGGATTGCTGCTTTTGGCCCTATTTGGGATTCTTGA
- the LOC125206022 gene encoding GDSL esterase/lipase At5g45910-like, which yields MKIVFFLVLSFSITVLCSPLPKYDSIFSFGDSLADTGNFLLSGALKFPVIGQLPYGQTFFRHATGRCSDGRLIVDFIAEAYGLPYLPPYLSHGKIEKFSQGVNFAVAGATALDSKFFHDRNIGQFLWTNDSLAVQLGWFNNLKSTLCSLKQDCDKYFKRSLFLVGEIGGNDYNYPFFVGGNITQLKAMVPLVVGAVSSATSMLIEEGAVELIVPGNLPIGCNAVYLTLFGTSDVRAYDKNGCLKAYNAFSKYHNSQLKIALDKLRQKYPHAKISYADYYGAAKRFFHAPKHYGFTETLVSCCGGGGPYNFNNSARCGHVGSTVCSDSKGYANWDGVHLTEAAYRSIALGLLNGSFTTPRPTFSPIYAL from the exons ATGAAAATCGTTTTCTTCTTAGTACTTTCCTTTTCGATCACTGTTTTATGCAGCCCTCTTCCCAAGTATGACTCAATTTTCAGCTTTGGCGATTCACTCGCCGACACCGGAAACTTCCTACTTTCCGGGGCCCTCAAGTTTCCGGTTATCGGGCAACTTCCCTACGGCCAAACATTTTTCCGCCACGCCACCGGCCGCTGCTCCGACGGCCGCCTCATTGTCGACTTTATAG CGGAGGCATATGGTTTGCCATATTTACCACCGTATTTATCGCACggtaaaattgaaaagttttcACAAGGGGTGAATTTCGCAGTCGCGGGAGCTACTGCTCTCGACTCAAAATTCTTCCACGACCGCAACATCGGGCAGTTCCTTTGGACAAACGATTCATTAGCTGTTCAACTTGGCTGGTTCAACAACCTCAAGTCCACTCTTTGTTCCCTCAAACAAG ATTGTgacaaatatttcaaaagaagTCTATTTTTGGTGGGGGAGATTGGTGGTAATGACTACAACTACCCATTCTTTGTTGGTGGAAATATTACTCAGCTTAAGGCAATGGTACCTTTGGTTGTTGGAGCCGTTTCCTCAGCTACTTCA ATGCTAATAGAGGAAGGTGCAGTAGAACTGATAGTGCCTGGGAATTTGCCGATTGGGTGCAACGCAGTGTATCTAACGTTGTTCGGGACAAGCGATGTAAGAGCCTACGACAAAAACGGGTGTCTGAAAGCGTATAACGCTTTCTCTAAGTACCACAATTCTCAACTCAAAATTGCTTTGGACAAGTTGAGGCAAAAATATCCACATGCAAAAATCAGCTATGCTGATTACTATGGTGCTGCTAAGAGATTCTTCCATGCTCCCAAGCATTACG GTTTTACGGAGACGCTAGTGTCATGCTGTGGAGGAGGTGGCCCCTACAATTTCAATAATTCAGCGAGATGCGGCCACGTTGGATCAACGGTGTGTTCAGATTCAAAGGGCTATGCAAATTGGGATGGGGTCCATTTAACTGAGGCTGCTTACCGCTCCATTGCTTTGGGCTTGCTTAATGGATCCTTCACTACTCCAAGGCCCACATTTTCCCCTATTTATGCCTTATAA
- the LOC125189276 gene encoding GDSL esterase/lipase At1g28580-like, whose amino-acid sequence MASSSSSSTNPMIICFFLLFLSSLTKHASSSPWSLSACYDHIIGFGDSLADTGNLGTLYPSDPPMFMYRPPYGETFFHHPTGRCSNGRLIIDFIAQYLGLHLVPPFYDGKNSSDVGSVNFAVAGASALPDSYFLSKGIAIRQANVSLWDQLGWFKNKFLPKFQCLEDQQSFLRSALVLVGEVGGNDYNHALLDGASKDLVFTFVPDVVGAISSTVRELINQGARTLFVPGNLPIGCSATYLSQFKSSNKSDYNPKTGCLNWLNEFVSNHNTQLRAQLDLIQKENPHTDIIYADYYNAAMRFYLNPKKYGFSKGALTACCPKCAPYKLDNPDAETCHVPPQYVSWDGLHLTESAYSIIAKGLIKESYTIPQIEQVCANHMFNRTYANPPRIVL is encoded by the exons atggcttcttcttcttcttcctcaacCAATCCCATGATCATATGtttctttctattatttttatcatcacTAACCAAACATGCTTCTTCTTCACCTTGGTCTTTGTCTGCATGCTACGATCACATAATTGGCTTCGGCGATTCACTAGCGGATACCGGCAACCTAGGTACCCTGTATCCCTCGGACCCGCCTATGTTCATGTACCGCCCGCCCTACGGAGAAACCTTCTTCCACCATCCCACCGGAAGATGCTCTAACGGCCGCCTTATAATCGATTTCATTG CTCAATACCTGGGCCTTCATCTGGTACCGCCGTTTTACGATGGGAAAAATTCGAGCGACGTAGGTAGTGTGAATTTTGCAGTGGCCGGAGCAAGCGCGCTGCCGGATTCTTACTTTTTGAGCAAAGGGATCGCGATTCGTCAGGCAAATGTTTCTCTGTGGGATCAGTTGGGCTGGTTTAAGAATAAATTCTTGCCCAAATTTCAATGTCTCGAAG ATCAACAAAGCTTTCTAAGATCGGCGTTGGTGTTAGTCGGGGAGGTTGGAGGCAATGATTATAATCATGCATTACTTGATGGTGCAAGCAAAGATTTGGTTTTTACATTTGTACCTGATGTTGTCGGAGCCATCAGTTCAACTGTCAGG GAATTGATTAACCAAGGTGCAAGGACATTGTTTGTTCCTGGAAACCTACCGATTGGGTGTTCAGCCACTTACCTCTCGCAATTCAAAAGCTCTAACAAAAGCGATTACAACCC aaaaacaggTTGCCTCAATTGGTTGAACGAATTTGTCAGCAACCACAATACACAGCTTCGAGCACAATTGGATCTCATTCAAAAAGAGAATCCTCACACCGACATAATCTACGCGGATTACTACAATGCTGCAATGCGATTCtatctcaacccaaaaaaatatg GGTTTTCAAAAGGAGCGCTCACGGCTTGTTGCCCGAAATGCGCGCCGTACAAACTGGATAATCCCGATGCGGAAACGTGCCACGTCCCACCACAGTACGTGAGTTGGGATGGTTTGCATTTGACGGAATCAGCTTATAGTATCATAGCAAAGGGTTTGATCAAAGAATCGTATACTATTCCTCAAATTGAGCAAGTCTGCGCAAACCATATGTTCAATAGAACGTATGCTAATCCTCCAAGAATCgtactataa